In one window of Trueperaceae bacterium DNA:
- a CDS encoding DUF488 domain-containing protein — protein MLKIKRVYEAAAPSDGTRVLVDRVWPRGVSKAEADIVWWAKDVAPSTELRKWFGHDPVRWTEFQKRYREELEGNSALRKLRELVAKGDVTLVYGAKDEEHNQARVLYDLLTA, from the coding sequence ATGCTCAAGATCAAGCGGGTGTACGAGGCGGCGGCGCCGAGCGACGGAACGAGGGTCCTGGTCGATCGCGTCTGGCCGCGTGGGGTGAGCAAGGCTGAGGCCGACATCGTGTGGTGGGCGAAGGACGTGGCGCCGAGCACCGAGCTGCGCAAGTGGTTCGGCCACGACCCGGTGCGCTGGACCGAGTTCCAGAAGCGTTACCGCGAGGAACTGGAAGGTAACTCCGCGCTACGGAAGCTCAGGGAGCTGGTAGCGAAGGGCGACGTCACGCTCGTCTACGGCGCCAAGGACGAGGAGCACAACCAGGCGCGCGTCCTGTACGACCTGTTGACGGCCTGA
- a CDS encoding YdeI/OmpD-associated family protein produces MTHAFEAKLVRPEGTGAWTYVEVPATVSEALGSRGRVPVGGTVSGVAFRGSLMPAGEGRHFIVVAKPIRDEAGLATGDVVTVVIWPDTAERVVDQPPELITALDENPAARAVYEGYSYSHRKEYATWVGEAKKAETRATRAAKAVEMLLEGRKLKS; encoded by the coding sequence GTGACGCACGCTTTCGAAGCCAAGCTGGTCCGCCCCGAAGGGACCGGTGCCTGGACCTACGTCGAGGTGCCGGCCACGGTAAGCGAGGCGCTCGGATCGCGCGGGCGCGTTCCCGTCGGGGGCACGGTCTCCGGTGTCGCGTTCCGGGGCTCACTGATGCCGGCTGGTGAGGGGCGCCACTTCATCGTGGTGGCCAAACCCATCCGCGACGAGGCCGGGCTGGCAACCGGGGACGTGGTGACGGTCGTGATCTGGCCGGACACGGCGGAGCGCGTGGTCGACCAGCCGCCCGAGCTGATCACTGCCCTGGATGAGAACCCGGCCGCGCGCGCCGTCTACGAGGGCTACTCGTACTCGCACCGCAAGGAGTACGCGACGTGGGTCGGCGAGGCCAAGAAGGCGGAGACGCGCGCAACGCGCGCGGCCAAGGCGGTCGAGATGCTCCTCGAGGGCAGGAAGCTGAAGTCGTGA
- a CDS encoding amidase yields MPEPITSLTAAELARRYRDGSLDPVTVTEAYLAAIEAHPEGGKVYRVVTAQRALKQARAAKRRFDEGLRVSPMQGVPIAIKDLVGTAGDVTAAGSRVLGERPAEVEDAPVAARLDAAGAVFLGKTNMTELAYSGIGANPHYGTPGCALDPSRIPGGSSSGSGVAVASQLAAVAVGSDTGGSVRIPAAVNGIVGLKVTDGRIPTDGCAALSTTLDTIGPLARTAEDAWALYLAMTAEPHRPLAQAPARLTLLAPTTLLTDDLDDATLTGFEQGLARLEALGHHVRREPLPILMEAPAAYSRFGSFASHEVWALYQDLFESRRHDFDPHVADRVYLYANRPSSDYIRLNYARADFRRRFWPSLSGVDAVVGPTIPHVPVRIAEVLTDDEAYHRENNRILRNTAPFNVLGSPAVSVPVATTVDGLSIGLMIVTRPLEEELALGVARALELQGA; encoded by the coding sequence ATGCCAGAACCGATCACGTCCCTGACGGCAGCGGAGCTCGCTCGGCGCTACCGCGACGGCTCGCTCGACCCGGTCACCGTCACGGAAGCCTACCTGGCCGCCATCGAGGCCCACCCCGAGGGCGGCAAGGTCTACCGCGTCGTGACGGCCCAGCGGGCGCTAAAGCAGGCCAGGGCGGCCAAGCGCCGGTTCGATGAGGGGCTGCGCGTGAGCCCCATGCAAGGCGTGCCCATAGCGATCAAGGACCTGGTCGGGACGGCCGGCGACGTCACGGCAGCGGGCTCGAGGGTGCTGGGCGAGCGCCCCGCCGAGGTCGAGGACGCGCCCGTCGCGGCCAGGCTCGACGCGGCCGGCGCCGTGTTCCTCGGCAAGACGAACATGACGGAGCTCGCCTACTCCGGGATAGGTGCCAACCCGCACTACGGCACGCCCGGCTGTGCGCTCGATCCCAGCCGCATCCCCGGCGGCTCGTCGTCGGGCTCGGGAGTGGCGGTGGCGTCGCAGCTGGCCGCCGTGGCCGTCGGCTCGGACACGGGCGGCAGCGTGCGTATCCCGGCCGCCGTCAACGGCATCGTCGGGCTGAAGGTGACGGACGGGCGCATCCCCACCGACGGGTGCGCGGCCCTCTCGACTACGCTCGACACCATCGGCCCGTTGGCGCGCACGGCCGAGGACGCCTGGGCCCTGTACCTCGCCATGACCGCCGAGCCGCACCGCCCGCTCGCACAGGCGCCGGCGCGGCTCACGCTCCTCGCCCCCACCACCCTGTTGACCGACGACCTGGACGACGCGACGCTGACCGGGTTCGAGCAGGGTCTCGCGCGGCTGGAGGCGCTCGGGCACCACGTCAGGCGCGAGCCGCTCCCCATCCTCATGGAAGCGCCGGCCGCTTACTCACGCTTCGGCTCGTTCGCCAGCCACGAGGTCTGGGCCCTCTACCAGGACCTCTTCGAGTCGCGCAGGCACGATTTCGACCCGCACGTTGCCGACCGTGTCTACCTGTACGCCAACCGGCCTTCCAGCGATTACATCCGTCTCAACTACGCGCGCGCGGACTTCCGGCGGCGCTTCTGGCCCTCGCTCTCCGGCGTGGACGCCGTCGTCGGGCCGACCATCCCGCACGTGCCCGTGCGGATCGCGGAGGTCCTGACGGACGACGAGGCCTACCACCGGGAGAACAACCGCATCCTGCGCAACACGGCGCCGTTCAACGTCCTCGGCAGCCCGGCGGTGAGCGTGCCCGTCGCCACCACCGTCGACGGTCTCTCGATCGGCCTGATGATCGTCACGCGGCCGCTGGAGGAGGAGCTGGCGCTCGGGGTGGCCCGAGCCTTGGAGCTCCAGGGGGCGTGA
- a CDS encoding nucleoside triphosphate pyrophosphohydrolase family protein: MTEALTLDAYQAGAKSTALYSPDVRILYPALKLAGEAGEVAEKLGKFMRDEGYRPGDELNAEQREKMVKELGDVLWYVANLAADLGVSLEHVAAVNLEKLQSRKARGVIGGSGDDR; encoded by the coding sequence ATGACGGAAGCACTGACGCTAGACGCTTACCAGGCGGGCGCGAAGTCAACGGCCCTCTACTCGCCGGACGTGCGCATCCTCTACCCCGCCCTCAAGCTCGCGGGCGAGGCCGGCGAGGTGGCCGAGAAGCTCGGCAAGTTCATGCGTGACGAGGGCTACCGGCCCGGTGACGAGCTGAACGCCGAGCAGCGCGAGAAGATGGTCAAGGAGCTCGGCGACGTGCTCTGGTACGTGGCCAACCTGGCCGCGGACCTGGGCGTGAGCCTGGAGCACGTGGCGGCCGTGAATCTGGAGAAGCTCCAGAGCAGGAAGGCGCGCGGGGTGATCGGGGGGAGCGGCGACGACCGGTGA